The Streptomyces sp. ICC1 DNA window TGACAGCACGTACGGCCGTTCCAGTGTCCCGGTCCATCCACAAACCGTCGCCCGACGCCCCGGGCCGGGTAGAGGCTCTTCGCGGACAGCACCGCACCGATGACCGACACGGGGAGAACCGACCATGTTCCGACGCACGACCCAGACCACCGCAGTCCTCGCGGCAGCCGCGGCGGCCGTCGCCGCCCTCGTCCTCACCGCCTCGACCACGGCCGCGGCCGCCACCGCGCCCGGGTTCATCGGCGGCGCCGACCTGCCCCCGCAGCCGGGCACGCCCTGGTACACCGGAGAGGTCACCAAGGGGCTGCCCGAGACCGCGCCGTTCTGCCTGGACGGCGTGCTCCCGGCGGCCGGGAGCTGGCACCGCACCTTCGGCACCGAGTTCGACACGGGCGCGGTCCAGGTCTCCGTACGCGCCTCCTCCGCCGGCGCGGCCGCCAAGCTGGCCGCCGCCCTCGAACGCAAGGTGGCCGGCTGCGCCGCCGACTGGCTGCGGACCACCCCCGGCGGGACGGCCTCCTGGCAGGACTACGGGAAGCTCTCCGTCGAGGAGGGCGCGCACGTCTACGGGGTGCACACCTCGATCCCGGAATCCGAGCCGGGCGTGCACCTCTACGGGATCGGGCGCGACGGCTCCACCGTGACGGTCGTGAACTGGGGGCAGATGGGCAACCTCTCCCACGCGCCCGTACCGGCCTTCAAGAAGACCACGACCGCGGCCGTGAACAAGCTCAACCCCTGACGCGGGGCGCCGCCGGTGGGACCATGGGGGGGGAGACGGACCGGGCCGATCGGACGAGCGTGTCGAGGCGATGGCCATGCGAACGGGAAACGAGCCGGTGAATGCCCGCAGCCCGCTGCGGCTGCGGTTCTGGCTGAGCCTGTGGGGGCTGCTCTGGGCCGGCGCCGGGGCGGTGGCCTTCGCGTTCGCCGCCCGGCCCGGCTGGGCGGGGGCGTGCGCCGCCGTCGCCGCGCTCGCGGCCGTGGACCTCGTCGTCGTGATCCGCCACATCCGCCAGGGCCCGCACTACCAGCCCGGCCGGGACGTTCCCCCGTACGAGCCGCCCGGACGGGAGCGGTGATCACCGGGGATCCGCGGAGGCGCCTACTCCTCGAAGCGGGCCGCCGCCAGGTAGTCGGGCCGGGGGTCGAGCGCGGCCGCCAGCCGGAAGTGCTTGCGGGCCTGGTCGGGCCGCCCGGCCCGCTCGTGGGTGCGGGCCAGCGCGAAGTGGGCGAAGGCGTTGTCCGGCTCCCGCTCCAGCACGAGCTCGAACTCCAGCTCCGCCGGGCGCAGTTGGGCGGCCGCGAAGAAGGCGCGGGCGCGCAGCAGCCGGGCCGCGGTGTTCTCCGGGTGCGCGGCTATGACCGAGTCGAGGAGTTTCACGGCACCGCGCGGGTCGCGCGCGGCGAGCAGCTGCTCGGCGGCCCGGTAGTCGATGACGTGCGTCTCGGGCGAGGGGGACGAGGACGGCGACGGGGGCGGGGGCGGGAACTGCGGCGGCGTGTCGGACACGATCTCTTCCTTCCCTCTGCGGGCGCGTTCAACGCCCCACGGCTCACGCGCTATTGGGCCCGCGCCGCGAGTTCCTCCCACACCTTGCGCACCTGCGGCTCCAGCGCTTCCAGCGGCCCGTCGTTGTCGATCACGAGGGTGGCCACGGCGAGCCGCTGCTCCCGGGTGGCCTGCGCGGCCATCCGGGCGCGCGCCTCCCCCTCGTCCATGCCGCGCAGCGCGGTGAGCCGGGCCAGCTGGGTCCCGGGCGCCGCGTCCACCACGACGACCAGGTCGTACAGGGGCGCGAGCCCGTTCTCCGCGAGCAGCGGCACGTCGTGCACGACGATCGCGTCGGTTCCCGCGGCGGCTTCCAGCTCGGCGGACCGGGCACCGACGAGCGGGTGCACGATCCCGTTGAGGATCCGCAGCTTGGCCGGGTCGGCGAACACCACCGATCCCAGCCTCGGCCGGTCCAGCTCGCCCGAGGCGGTCAGCACGGACTCGCCGAAGGCCGCCACGACGGCCGCGAGCCCGGGCGTGCCGGGCTCCACGACTTCCCGGGCGATCCGGTCGGCGTCCACGACGACCGCCCCGTACCCCGCCAGCAGCCGGGAGACCTCGCTCTTGCCCGCGCCGATTCCGCCTGTCAGTCCCACTTTCAACATGCCCGGCAGACTAGCCTCCGCGCCCTGGGGCCCGTAAAGCCCCCTGCCGCGGACCGGGCCTCAGCCCTCGCCCTCGCGCTCCGCCAGGAACCGCTCGAACTCGCGCCCGATCTCGTCCGCCGAGGGGATCTCCGCGGGCTCCGCGATCATGTTGCCGCGGGTCTCGGCGCCGGCCGCGGCATCGTACTGGTGCTCCAGCCCCTGGACGAGGCTGACCAGCTCCTCGTCGCCCTCGCGGATCTGCCGGTCGATCTCCGTCTGGGTGCGGTGCGCCTCGGTGCGCAGCGCGTGCGCGACCGCCGGCAGGACCAGCCCGGTCGCGGCGGTGATCGC harbors:
- a CDS encoding DUF6343 family protein, producing MRTGNEPVNARSPLRLRFWLSLWGLLWAGAGAVAFAFAARPGWAGACAAVAALAAVDLVVVIRHIRQGPHYQPGRDVPPYEPPGRER
- a CDS encoding tetratricopeptide repeat protein — protein: MSDTPPQFPPPPPSPSSSPSPETHVIDYRAAEQLLAARDPRGAVKLLDSVIAAHPENTAARLLRARAFFAAAQLRPAELEFELVLEREPDNAFAHFALARTHERAGRPDQARKHFRLAAALDPRPDYLAAARFEE
- the coaE gene encoding dephospho-CoA kinase, yielding MLKVGLTGGIGAGKSEVSRLLAGYGAVVVDADRIAREVVEPGTPGLAAVVAAFGESVLTASGELDRPRLGSVVFADPAKLRILNGIVHPLVGARSAELEAAAGTDAIVVHDVPLLAENGLAPLYDLVVVVDAAPGTQLARLTALRGMDEGEARARMAAQATREQRLAVATLVIDNDGPLEALEPQVRKVWEELAARAQ